In Treponema primitia ZAS-2, a genomic segment contains:
- a CDS encoding phospho-sugar mutase: MDQTEVIAQAKDYIAREQDAFFKAEVEALLAKQDWKELEDRFYRNLEFGTGGLRGVIGGGYNRMNTLVVKSATQGLATYLRKAFPEKAAAGKLAAVIAYDSRHYSPEFAEAAALIFAGNGIKAYLFSALRPTPELSYAIRKLGADTGIVVTASHNPPQYNGYKAYWNDGSQVIPPHDEGIIREVNGVKEIRELTRVEAFSQELLEIIDKQIDDPYQAMVRSRLFRPELIKAKAAEVKIVYTPLHGTGALHVEAVLGSLGLKVITVPEQREGNGDFPTVSFPNPEEAAALELAVKLGKEKGADVVMATDPDADRLGIAVPSGKRGAPGDFTLITGNQLGTLLADYVFLSLKETGKLPPKAAMVNTIVTTGMQKRVAESYGAKCYECLTGFKWIASVMAETEKDGSANVVFGTEESYGFLVENEVRDKDGVSAAAMTAEMTLYWRSKGKSLLDRLDELYEAHGYWEEAGISKYFQGPQGPAIMQGIMEGYRKNPPKTLGGLGVEKVRDIQESVWKYPAEPGKTDPVDLPKSDVLQFYLSDGTVVSARPSGTEPKIKFYASSCTQLGPGGLEAAKSEAARKLEAIKKDIRQVIGD, translated from the coding sequence ATGGACCAAACCGAAGTTATTGCCCAAGCAAAGGATTATATAGCCAGAGAACAGGATGCGTTTTTTAAGGCCGAAGTAGAAGCCCTTCTAGCCAAACAGGACTGGAAGGAACTGGAAGACCGGTTCTACCGGAACCTGGAATTTGGCACCGGAGGCTTGCGGGGGGTCATTGGCGGGGGGTATAACCGGATGAATACCCTGGTGGTAAAAAGCGCCACCCAGGGGCTTGCCACCTATCTGCGCAAGGCTTTTCCGGAAAAGGCCGCTGCGGGGAAGCTTGCTGCGGTTATCGCCTACGACAGCCGCCACTATTCCCCGGAATTTGCCGAGGCCGCCGCCCTGATTTTTGCGGGGAACGGCATCAAAGCCTACCTCTTTTCGGCCCTCCGGCCCACACCGGAGCTGTCCTACGCCATACGGAAGCTGGGGGCCGACACGGGGATAGTGGTCACTGCCAGCCATAACCCGCCCCAGTACAACGGCTACAAGGCCTATTGGAACGACGGTTCCCAGGTGATCCCCCCCCACGACGAGGGGATCATCCGGGAGGTCAATGGGGTGAAGGAGATTCGGGAGCTTACCCGGGTAGAGGCCTTTTCCCAGGAACTTTTGGAAATTATCGATAAACAAATAGACGATCCCTATCAGGCAATGGTACGCAGCCGCCTTTTCCGGCCTGAGCTGATCAAGGCCAAGGCCGCTGAAGTGAAGATCGTCTACACCCCCCTGCACGGGACCGGGGCCTTGCATGTGGAGGCGGTTCTGGGCAGCCTGGGCCTTAAGGTCATCACTGTGCCGGAGCAGCGGGAGGGCAACGGGGACTTCCCCACGGTATCCTTCCCCAACCCTGAGGAAGCCGCAGCCCTGGAACTGGCGGTAAAGCTGGGCAAAGAAAAGGGGGCCGATGTGGTTATGGCCACGGACCCCGACGCGGACCGGCTGGGCATTGCGGTGCCCTCGGGCAAGCGGGGCGCCCCGGGTGACTTTACCCTGATCACCGGGAACCAGCTGGGGACCCTCCTGGCGGACTATGTGTTCCTTTCGCTCAAGGAAACCGGAAAGCTGCCCCCCAAGGCGGCGATGGTTAATACCATCGTTACTACGGGTATGCAGAAGCGGGTTGCCGAATCCTACGGGGCCAAATGTTACGAGTGTCTTACGGGCTTTAAGTGGATAGCCAGCGTAATGGCTGAAACAGAAAAAGACGGCAGCGCCAACGTGGTGTTTGGCACCGAGGAGAGCTATGGCTTCCTGGTGGAGAACGAGGTCCGGGACAAGGACGGGGTATCCGCCGCAGCCATGACCGCCGAAATGACCCTGTACTGGCGGAGCAAAGGGAAAAGCCTCTTGGACCGGCTGGACGAACTCTACGAAGCCCACGGCTACTGGGAGGAGGCGGGGATCTCCAAATACTTCCAGGGGCCCCAGGGACCGGCTATTATGCAGGGTATTATGGAAGGATACCGGAAAAACCCGCCAAAAACCCTGGGGGGACTTGGGGTTGAGAAAGTCCGGGATATCCAGGAATCGGTGTGGAAATACCCGGCAGAGCCCGGCAAGACCGACCCGGTGGACTTACCCAAGAGTGATGTGCTACAGTTTTACCTGTCCGACGGGACTGTGGTCAGCGCCCGTCCCAGTGGTACGGAACCTAAGATAAAGTTCTACGCCTCCAGTTGCACCCAGTTGGGACCGGGGGGGCTGGAAGCAGCCAAGTCCGAGGCGGCCCGAAAACTTGAGGCCATCAAAAAGGATATACGTCAGGTAATTGGCGATTAG
- a CDS encoding aspartyl protease family protein encodes MMGTVFEEITLKNVGDITRVGDGHLKESEIRQMTVQCVVDTGAPTLIINEAVQKELGLRTEHMKKSRMVNGDPVVCKVVETVKVCWKDRSMTCEPWVIPGADLLLLGAIPLEDMDLMVDPKRLQLVGVHGDEPVGYIY; translated from the coding sequence ATGATGGGAACCGTGTTTGAAGAAATCACCCTGAAAAACGTGGGTGATATAACGAGAGTTGGAGATGGACATCTCAAGGAATCGGAAATCCGGCAAATGACGGTACAGTGCGTGGTCGATACCGGCGCGCCGACCCTGATAATCAACGAGGCGGTGCAGAAAGAACTGGGTCTGCGGACCGAGCACATGAAGAAGTCCCGCATGGTGAATGGTGATCCGGTGGTCTGCAAGGTAGTCGAGACCGTCAAGGTATGCTGGAAGGACCGCTCCATGACCTGCGAACCCTGGGTGATTCCCGGCGCCGATTTGCTGCTCCTCGGGGCAATCCCCCTGGAAGACATGGACCTTATGGTGGACCCGAAACGGCTGCAACTGGTCGGCGTCCACGGTGACGAACCGGTGGGATATATCTATTAA
- the dctP gene encoding TRAP transporter substrate-binding protein DctP, giving the protein MRKNDVVLLFRGVGLIKGCTYKNNRPRPLAVGLLIVLLFFISFPAYSQRRPGGQITIKLATQVPASTPWGAALNRMAAEWAAATNGQVRLQIYPNGTQGNEADMLQKLNMNVIQAAVFTSFGLNRIAPEFLTLSCPFLIRSNAEMDLVFANLKPELEAKVSAQGLYPLAIVKGGWIKIFSKSPVFVPADLKRQRVGSDPQEPAMTQAFKSMGYQVTPIDGNRVLIALNGGTIDAIYGSPIGAAGLQLFGVAKNMASLNLAPFLGSVILNKHTWDSIPEQYRADILRITQKFGEEIEKSMMDLETEAILTMGKHGLVINDLNDRQLQEWYDDMNRVIPTLVDTTFDRNAYEKILALVTAYRNGR; this is encoded by the coding sequence TTGAGAAAAAATGACGTAGTTTTACTGTTTCGCGGTGTGGGGTTAATAAAGGGATGTACCTATAAGAACAACAGACCCCGACCGCTTGCGGTGGGATTGTTGATTGTATTGCTGTTTTTCATTTCTTTTCCGGCATATTCTCAAAGGAGGCCGGGAGGGCAGATTACTATAAAGCTGGCTACCCAGGTTCCCGCCAGTACCCCCTGGGGCGCTGCCTTAAACCGCATGGCCGCAGAATGGGCTGCAGCAACCAACGGGCAGGTACGGCTTCAGATCTACCCCAATGGTACCCAGGGCAACGAGGCGGATATGCTGCAGAAACTCAATATGAATGTAATCCAGGCGGCGGTATTTACATCCTTCGGGTTGAACAGAATCGCCCCGGAATTTTTAACCCTGAGCTGTCCCTTTCTGATCCGTAGTAATGCTGAAATGGATCTGGTCTTTGCGAATTTGAAACCCGAACTGGAAGCTAAGGTTAGCGCCCAGGGTTTATATCCCCTGGCCATAGTCAAGGGAGGGTGGATAAAGATCTTTTCCAAATCCCCGGTTTTTGTTCCCGCAGATCTGAAACGCCAGAGAGTGGGCAGCGATCCCCAGGAACCGGCCATGACCCAGGCTTTTAAGTCCATGGGGTACCAGGTTACTCCTATTGATGGTAACCGGGTCCTCATCGCCCTGAACGGGGGAACCATTGATGCTATATATGGCAGCCCCATAGGAGCGGCGGGACTCCAGTTGTTCGGGGTGGCCAAAAACATGGCATCCCTGAATCTCGCTCCCTTCCTGGGGAGCGTGATCCTGAACAAGCATACCTGGGACTCAATTCCCGAACAGTATCGGGCCGATATTCTCCGGATAACCCAAAAGTTTGGGGAGGAAATTGAAAAATCCATGATGGATCTTGAAACTGAGGCGATCCTTACCATGGGTAAGCACGGGCTTGTTATCAATGATCTAAACGACCGGCAGTTGCAGGAATGGTATGATGATATGAACCGGGTTATCCCCACCCTGGTGGACACCACTTTTGACCGGAATGCCTACGAAAAAATTCTTGCCCTGGTAACGGCATACAGGAATGGGCGGTAA
- a CDS encoding TRAP transporter large permease subunit produces MDSKKPDLGRPPDPVGPQGPLQRVLWGVEDGLCYFSLFCLALLPAAEVIIRLVLKTGIPDSSGYLVHLLLVMGLLSAMITTRSDEHLSIALVQYLPDSKIKQYLRVFTHCLSAFVVTIIAWSSVSFIRIGLIGRAIGFIPDKVFALIIPIGFGVIAFRFARLTPLKGKARVLPFLTLLLGSFCALPIIAKSIWSFDLPPFFYDLSDFLYAAAYYIRIPGAIILILSAFAGTPLFVVMGGLSLLLIQASWGEIDVVANQVYIALTQDSMIPIPLFTLVGFFLSESKAGERLVQTFRGLFSWLPGGMIIAAVIICAFFTSFTGASGVTILALGGILFSVLSEHTKYPEKFSIGLLTSSGSVGLLFPPSLPIILVGATTMTNIMHLFLGGIIPGLILVVAMIIFGISSSIKIKIPVTPFRLREALGGIKSSFFEIILPFLLIAGFFSGIFSLVEIAAVALIYIFIVEVLIHRDLTIRDVFRVLTKALPIIGGVLSIIALSMALSYYIVDSQAPDRLAQWMLHTVESKYIFLLLLNLALLVAGCLMDIFSAILIVLPLVAPLGQAYGIDPVHLGIIFITNLELGFLTPPVGLNLFLASYRFKKPFVEICRYVFPFLLIQLVVLILVTYVPWFSTYLTRFF; encoded by the coding sequence GTGGATTCAAAAAAGCCGGACCTAGGGCGTCCGCCGGACCCAGTAGGTCCGCAGGGCCCTTTACAAAGGGTACTGTGGGGCGTTGAAGACGGGCTCTGTTATTTTTCCCTGTTTTGCCTGGCCCTGCTCCCGGCTGCGGAAGTTATTATCCGTCTGGTTTTGAAAACCGGTATACCCGATTCTTCGGGATATTTAGTCCATCTTTTACTGGTCATGGGGCTTCTTTCGGCGATGATCACTACCAGGAGCGACGAACATCTTTCAATCGCCCTGGTCCAGTATCTCCCTGACAGTAAGATCAAGCAGTACCTGCGGGTATTCACCCACTGCCTTTCCGCTTTTGTGGTTACCATCATTGCCTGGAGTTCGGTTTCCTTCATCAGAATCGGGCTTATTGGCCGTGCCATTGGTTTTATCCCCGATAAGGTTTTTGCCCTAATCATCCCCATCGGCTTTGGGGTAATCGCCTTCCGTTTTGCCCGTTTGACCCCCCTTAAGGGGAAAGCCCGGGTTCTTCCGTTTTTAACCCTCCTTTTGGGAAGTTTCTGCGCCCTACCCATCATTGCCAAGTCGATCTGGAGCTTTGATCTTCCGCCTTTTTTCTATGACCTTTCCGATTTTTTATACGCCGCAGCGTATTACATACGGATTCCCGGAGCCATCATTCTTATACTGTCTGCCTTTGCGGGGACTCCTCTTTTTGTGGTCATGGGCGGGCTTTCCCTGCTGTTGATCCAGGCTTCCTGGGGGGAGATCGACGTGGTGGCCAACCAGGTTTACATAGCCCTTACCCAGGACAGCATGATCCCCATACCCCTCTTTACCCTGGTGGGGTTCTTCCTTTCGGAAAGCAAGGCCGGTGAACGGCTGGTGCAGACCTTCCGGGGGCTGTTCTCCTGGCTTCCCGGGGGGATGATCATCGCCGCGGTGATCATCTGCGCCTTTTTTACATCCTTTACCGGCGCTTCCGGGGTAACCATCCTGGCATTGGGGGGCATACTCTTTTCGGTGCTTTCGGAGCATACAAAATACCCGGAAAAATTTTCCATAGGGCTCCTCACTTCATCGGGAAGCGTGGGGCTGCTCTTCCCGCCGAGCCTCCCCATCATTCTGGTGGGGGCCACCACCATGACCAATATCATGCACCTCTTCTTGGGGGGCATTATTCCGGGGCTCATCCTGGTAGTTGCGATGATCATCTTTGGAATTTCTTCTTCAATAAAAATAAAAATACCCGTGACCCCCTTCCGTCTCCGGGAAGCCCTGGGGGGCATCAAAAGCTCTTTCTTTGAGATTATCCTTCCCTTCCTGCTTATTGCGGGTTTCTTTTCAGGGATTTTTTCCCTGGTAGAGATCGCTGCGGTGGCCCTGATCTATATTTTTATTGTAGAGGTTCTGATCCACCGGGACCTTACTATCCGGGATGTGTTTCGGGTGTTGACCAAAGCTCTGCCCATCATCGGAGGGGTGCTCTCCATTATCGCCCTGTCCATGGCCCTGTCGTATTATATTGTAGACTCCCAGGCGCCGGATCGTTTGGCCCAGTGGATGCTGCATACGGTTGAATCCAAATATATTTTCCTCCTGCTCCTGAACCTGGCTCTTCTGGTGGCAGGCTGTTTGATGGATATTTTTTCTGCGATCCTCATTGTGCTTCCTTTGGTCGCCCCCCTGGGTCAGGCCTACGGTATAGATCCGGTACACCTGGGGATCATTTTTATTACTAACCTGGAATTGGGTTTCCTCACCCCCCCGGTGGGGCTTAACCTTTTCCTGGCAAGCTACCGTTTTAAGAAACCCTTTGTGGAGATTTGCCGGTATGTGTTTCCATTCCTGCTGATACAGCTGGTGGTGCTGATCCTGGTTACTTATGTGCCCTGGTTCTCCACCTATTTAACAAGGTTTTTTTAA
- a CDS encoding TRAP transporter TatT component family protein gives MKFRSVLLSCFLCMGILFSSCSLNKVATKAVANALSGTGSSDVFTGDSDPELVAGALPFAIKMYEALLSMQPSHQGLILTTGSLFIMYANAFIQGPAEMLPVEAFEEKLIQLERARLLYLRGAAILASGLEQKYPGWGDAYEKGVLDKYLAKLKKADVPFIYWHAAGVLSAYAMNPFDLDLGMRLPELTAAIARAYELDPDFNSGALDDFYVLFYSSVPEGMGGDPSKVELHYRRALEKTKGLAPGPYVSYATAVCVPAQDYATFKSCLESALAIDIEKDPPNRLVNILSQRKARYLLDSAPDIFIDLDP, from the coding sequence GTGAAATTTCGTTCAGTCCTGTTATCTTGTTTTCTTTGCATGGGGATCCTGTTTTCTTCCTGTTCCTTGAATAAAGTAGCCACCAAGGCGGTGGCCAATGCCCTCTCCGGTACGGGAAGCAGTGATGTATTCACCGGCGATTCGGACCCTGAGCTTGTGGCCGGCGCCCTGCCCTTTGCCATCAAAATGTACGAAGCCCTGCTTTCCATGCAGCCCAGTCACCAGGGGCTGATCCTCACTACGGGCTCACTTTTTATCATGTACGCCAACGCCTTTATCCAGGGGCCGGCGGAGATGCTTCCTGTGGAGGCCTTTGAAGAGAAGCTGATTCAACTGGAGCGGGCCAGGCTGCTCTACCTCCGCGGGGCCGCAATACTCGCCTCGGGGCTGGAGCAAAAATATCCCGGATGGGGGGATGCCTATGAAAAGGGTGTCCTGGACAAGTATCTGGCCAAGCTGAAAAAGGCGGATGTCCCCTTCATCTACTGGCACGCCGCGGGGGTTCTTTCCGCCTACGCCATGAATCCCTTTGATTTGGATCTGGGAATGCGGCTTCCGGAACTGACCGCAGCTATTGCCCGGGCCTACGAATTGGACCCGGATTTTAATTCCGGCGCCCTGGACGATTTTTATGTGTTATTCTACTCTTCGGTGCCCGAAGGAATGGGAGGCGACCCTTCAAAGGTGGAACTCCACTACCGTCGCGCCCTTGAAAAAACAAAGGGGCTTGCTCCGGGACCTTACGTTTCTTACGCCACGGCGGTTTGTGTTCCCGCTCAAGATTATGCTACCTTTAAAAGCTGTTTGGAATCCGCACTTGCCATAGACATTGAGAAGGACCCTCCGAACCGGCTGGTCAATATTTTATCCCAGCGGAAAGCCCGGTACCTCCTGGATTCGGCACCTGACATCTTTATCGATTTGGACCCCTGA
- the oadA gene encoding sodium-extruding oxaloacetate decarboxylase subunit alpha produces the protein MAKVQLTDLVLRDAHQSLIATRMVTADMLPIAEKLDKVGYYALEAWGGATFDTCIRFLNEDPWERLKKLKAALPNTKIMMLLRGQNLLGYRHYADDVVAKFVEIAAKDGVDIFRIFDAVNDPRNFQAATAAAKKTGKHIQAAISYAVTPFHTIEKYAELAKQYADIGADSICIKDMSGLLKPYEAYSLVKAIKKVTDLPIEIHSHATTGMSVATLTKAAEAGAEILDTVISSLAMGTSHSPTETMVEIFRGTEFDTGLDIKLLLEIAAYFRDVRKNYKKFESSFQGADTRILLSQVPGGMLSNLEGQLKEQGAADKIDDVLKEIAVVQKDSGYPPLVTPTSQIVGTQAVFNVLFGRYNKLSGEFQDLLAGKYGACPAPKNQDVVKKALEALKLEKEVTHRPADDIPPEYSKLEDEAKKVLGTSSVSVEDVLTYAMFPKVAPEFFKKRSQGPVVFKPEPAAPAGGAAPAAAPGQAAKYVVNVNGANYNVVVQPAGTVAIAPAPGAAASSGAAPGAARSGGGVTIPAPVAGTVLRYAVNEGEEVKSGTTVLIIESMKMELEIKATSAGPIHFLVPTGTQVASQQPVAEVGGSGGSEPVPAAAPEAAPAAPEAAAPSSGGTVIPSPVAGTVLRYAVNEGAAVKPGDTVVIIESMKMELEIKATAAGAVHFLAPTGAQVASQQPLAEIG, from the coding sequence ATGGCAAAAGTACAATTAACTGATTTAGTTCTCCGGGACGCCCATCAATCTCTGATTGCGACCCGGATGGTAACTGCGGATATGCTTCCTATTGCGGAAAAGCTGGATAAAGTCGGCTATTACGCCCTGGAAGCCTGGGGGGGCGCCACTTTCGATACCTGTATACGGTTCCTGAACGAGGACCCCTGGGAGCGGCTTAAGAAACTCAAGGCCGCCCTGCCCAATACAAAGATCATGATGCTCCTCCGGGGGCAGAACCTGCTGGGATACCGGCACTATGCGGATGATGTGGTGGCCAAATTCGTGGAGATTGCTGCTAAAGACGGGGTGGACATCTTCCGCATCTTCGACGCGGTGAACGATCCCCGGAACTTCCAGGCCGCCACCGCCGCCGCCAAAAAGACCGGCAAGCACATCCAGGCGGCCATCTCCTACGCGGTGACCCCCTTCCATACTATAGAAAAGTATGCCGAACTGGCAAAGCAATACGCGGATATCGGGGCGGATTCCATCTGTATCAAGGATATGTCCGGGCTATTAAAGCCCTATGAGGCATATAGCCTGGTGAAGGCCATCAAAAAGGTGACCGACCTGCCCATCGAAATCCACTCCCATGCCACCACGGGTATGTCCGTGGCCACCCTGACCAAGGCTGCCGAGGCGGGGGCGGAGATTCTGGACACGGTCATCTCTTCCCTGGCCATGGGCACCAGCCACAGCCCCACTGAAACCATGGTGGAGATTTTCCGGGGCACCGAATTTGACACGGGCCTGGACATCAAGCTCCTGCTGGAAATTGCCGCCTACTTCCGGGATGTCCGGAAGAACTACAAAAAATTCGAATCCAGCTTCCAGGGTGCAGACACCCGGATCCTGCTCTCCCAGGTTCCCGGGGGCATGCTCTCCAATCTGGAAGGCCAGCTTAAGGAACAGGGCGCGGCGGACAAGATCGACGATGTGCTCAAGGAAATTGCCGTAGTCCAGAAAGATTCCGGCTACCCGCCCCTGGTTACCCCCACCAGCCAGATCGTGGGCACCCAGGCGGTGTTCAATGTCCTCTTCGGCAGGTACAACAAACTGTCCGGGGAATTCCAGGACCTCCTGGCGGGCAAATACGGCGCCTGCCCGGCTCCCAAAAATCAGGATGTGGTCAAAAAAGCCCTGGAAGCCCTGAAACTTGAAAAGGAAGTCACCCACCGCCCGGCGGATGATATTCCCCCCGAATACAGCAAACTGGAAGATGAAGCCAAAAAAGTCCTGGGGACCAGCTCGGTTTCCGTGGAAGATGTGCTTACCTACGCCATGTTCCCCAAGGTTGCCCCGGAATTCTTCAAGAAGCGTTCCCAGGGCCCGGTGGTGTTCAAGCCCGAGCCTGCGGCTCCTGCCGGCGGCGCTGCCCCTGCGGCGGCTCCCGGCCAGGCGGCCAAGTATGTGGTCAATGTAAATGGCGCCAACTACAACGTGGTGGTCCAGCCTGCGGGTACCGTGGCGATAGCGCCCGCTCCCGGAGCTGCCGCTTCAAGCGGCGCTGCCCCTGGGGCGGCCCGTTCCGGCGGCGGCGTTACCATCCCCGCACCCGTAGCAGGCACAGTTCTGCGCTATGCGGTGAACGAAGGCGAAGAGGTCAAATCCGGAACCACGGTGCTGATCATCGAGTCTATGAAAATGGAGCTGGAGATCAAGGCGACCTCCGCCGGGCCGATCCACTTCCTGGTTCCCACGGGAACCCAGGTGGCGTCCCAGCAGCCTGTGGCGGAAGTCGGCGGTTCCGGTGGAAGCGAGCCTGTACCGGCTGCTGCCCCTGAAGCCGCTCCGGCGGCGCCTGAGGCTGCGGCCCCTTCTAGCGGCGGCACGGTAATCCCCTCCCCGGTGGCGGGGACAGTCCTGCGCTATGCGGTGAACGAGGGTGCAGCGGTAAAACCCGGGGACACGGTGGTGATCATCGAGTCCATGAAGATGGAACTGGAAATCAAGGCCACTGCGGCCGGAGCCGTCCACTTCCTCGCCCCCACCGGAGCCCAGGTAGCCTCCCAGCAGCCCCTGGCGGAAATTGGTTAA
- a CDS encoding OadG family protein has translation MTIVEMLEQSGVLTLLGMGVVFGFLVILIVAVTLMGKLIHAIGADKDLNQPAKTGSGAGPAKAAASATAVTAAITAAVTEYRKTNP, from the coding sequence ATGACCATAGTGGAAATGCTGGAACAAAGCGGGGTTCTGACCCTGCTCGGCATGGGAGTCGTGTTCGGTTTTCTCGTCATTCTGATTGTGGCGGTAACCCTGATGGGCAAGCTCATCCATGCCATTGGGGCGGACAAGGACCTGAATCAGCCGGCAAAAACGGGATCCGGCGCTGGGCCCGCTAAGGCCGCTGCCTCGGCTACCGCAGTCACGGCGGCTATCACCGCAGCGGTGACCGAATACCGAAAAACCAACCCATAA
- the alr gene encoding alanine racemase: MRATRALIHLNTFRDNIRLVRNRVGPGPKICAPVKADAYGHGAVPMAKAALEAGAAYLAVATVGEGTELRKAGIDAPILLLSAPIPEELPELVSSKLTPLVWDREFIQALSEAAGETALTVHLKLDTGMGRVGCRPEEAGEIAAYIAGFKNLSLGGILTHLAVSDSEEADHSRYTKEQLARLRDGVERVKKAGVDPGLVHAANTGGVAFHEDSFFDMVRPGILLYGYAPDGAEKTLPVKPVMELITQIVYIKQVKKGETVSYGRIWTADKDTTVATIPIGYGDGLPRRLSGGALQVRINGAWYPQVGRICMDQCMIDLGSESAVKRWDKVTLMGADALNAAEIAAKLGTISYEITCGINKRVPRVYVESTTAP, from the coding sequence ATGCGCGCTACCCGAGCTCTTATTCACCTAAACACATTCCGTGACAATATCCGTCTGGTCCGGAACCGGGTTGGTCCCGGCCCGAAGATCTGCGCCCCGGTTAAGGCCGATGCCTACGGTCACGGGGCGGTCCCCATGGCGAAAGCCGCCCTGGAAGCAGGAGCCGCATACCTGGCGGTGGCCACCGTAGGGGAGGGGACCGAGCTGCGGAAGGCGGGGATTGACGCCCCCATTTTGCTCCTTTCTGCGCCCATCCCCGAAGAACTGCCCGAGCTGGTTTCAAGCAAACTGACCCCCCTGGTCTGGGACCGGGAATTTATCCAGGCTCTGTCCGAAGCTGCCGGGGAAACCGCCTTGACGGTGCACCTCAAGCTGGATACCGGCATGGGCCGGGTAGGCTGTCGCCCCGAGGAAGCCGGGGAAATCGCCGCCTATATTGCAGGGTTTAAGAACCTCAGCCTGGGGGGCATCCTTACCCATCTGGCGGTTTCCGATTCTGAGGAGGCGGATCATAGCCGCTATACAAAGGAACAGCTTGCCCGGCTTCGGGACGGGGTGGAGCGGGTAAAGAAAGCAGGTGTAGATCCGGGCCTGGTCCACGCGGCCAACACCGGGGGGGTAGCCTTTCACGAGGACTCCTTCTTTGACATGGTCCGTCCGGGCATACTCCTCTACGGCTATGCCCCGGATGGCGCAGAAAAGACCCTGCCTGTAAAGCCGGTGATGGAGCTTATCACCCAAATCGTATATATCAAGCAAGTCAAAAAGGGAGAAACCGTTTCCTACGGCCGGATCTGGACCGCCGATAAGGACACCACGGTAGCCACCATCCCCATCGGTTACGGCGACGGCCTGCCCCGCAGGCTGAGCGGGGGGGCGCTGCAAGTGCGGATCAACGGCGCCTGGTACCCCCAGGTGGGCCGCATCTGCATGGACCAGTGTATGATTGACCTGGGAAGTGAAAGCGCGGTAAAGCGCTGGGACAAGGTAACCCTGATGGGCGCTGACGCTCTGAACGCTGCGGAAATTGCTGCCAAGCTGGGGACTATTTCTTACGAGATTACCTGCGGGATCAACAAGCGGGTACCCAGGGTGTATGTGGAATCAACAACCGCGCCCTAA